The following coding sequences are from one Eucalyptus grandis isolate ANBG69807.140 chromosome 11, ASM1654582v1, whole genome shotgun sequence window:
- the LOC104426240 gene encoding short-chain dehydrogenase TIC 32 B, chloroplastic — protein sequence MDYIQNIINPLYVPGFSLQKLVSRFVELLSYIFMKETLRYLAGIAGPSGYGSNATAEQVTVDCSCLLPSHLTAIITGATSGIGAETARVLAKRGVRIVLPARNLRKAAEVKDKILQESPNAKIILLEVDLSSFTSIRRFCAEFLSLGLPLNILINNAGVFSQKLEFSEEKIEMTFATNYLGHYLLTEMLLENMIETASQSGVEGRIINVSSVIHSWVKKDSFRFRQIVNPKIYNGTRAYAQSKLANVMHVKEMARQLKARNARVTINAVHPGVVKTGIVREHKSFITDSLYFIASKLLKTISQGASTTCYVALSPKTEGISGKYFADCNESNCSSLANDEHEAKKLWNQTSTLIQRRLRR from the exons ATGGACTATATTCAGAACATTATAAATCCACTGTATGTGCCTGGCTTCTCTCTGCAAAAACTGGTGTCTCGGTTTGTGGAGCTTTTAAGCTACATCTTCATGAAGGAGACTTTGAGGTACTTGGCAGGAATCGCAGGCCCGAGCGGGTATGGCTCTAATGCCACCGCTGAGCAAGTCACTGTGGATTGCTCTTGCTTGCTTCCTTCTCACCTCACTGCCATCATCACAG GGGCTACATCAGGAATTGGAGCAGAAACGGCGAGAGTGTTAGCCAAGAGAGGGGTCAGAATAGTACTACCAGCAAGGAACTTGAGAAAAGCAGCTGAAGTGAAAGACAAGATTTTGCAGGAATCTCCAAACGCCAAAATCATATTGTTGGAGGTCGATCTCAGCTCCTTCACTTCCATTAGAAGATTCTGTGCCGAATTCTTGTCTCTTGGGCTGCCACTGAATATACTAAT AAACAACGCAGGAGTATTCTCCCAAAAGTTGGAGTTTTCGGAGGAGAAGATCGAGATGACATTCGCAACAAATTACTTAG GACATTATCTACTGACGGAAATGCTACTAGAGAATATGATAGAAACGGCGTCACAATCAGGCGTAGAAGGAAGGATCATCAACGTTTCCTCAGTCATTCACAGCTGGGTGAAGAAAGATTCTTTCCGCTTCAGGCAGATTGTCAACCCCAAAAT TTACAACGGCACGCGTGCGTATGCTCAGTCGAAGTTAGCCAATGTTATGCACGTCAAGGAAATGGCAAGACAGCTCAAG GCAAGGAATGCCAGGGTTACCATCAATGCCGTCCATCCAGGCGTAGTGAAGACTGGAATCGTCCGAGAACATAAAAGTTTTATTACAG ATTCCCTGTACTTCATTGCATCCAAGCTACTGAAGACTATATCACAG GGCGCATCAACAACTTGTTATGTTGCTCTGAGCCCCAAGACAGAAGGGATCAGTGGTAAATACTTTGCAGATTGCAATGAAAGCAACTGCTCGAGCCTAGCAAATGATGAACATGAAGCAAAGAAGCTATGGAACCAGACAAGTACATTGATCCAGAGACGACTCCGACGATAG